In a genomic window of Myotis daubentonii chromosome 18, mMyoDau2.1, whole genome shotgun sequence:
- the GJA8 gene encoding gap junction alpha-8 protein, translated as MGDWSFLGNILEEVSEHSTAVGRVWLTVLFIFRILILGTAAELVWGDEQADFVCNTQQPGCENVCYDAAFPISHIRLWVLQIIFVSAPSLVYVGHAVHRARAEEKRAARGARGPGPAGGREPGGGPQGARRFRLEGALLRTYVGHIACKSLFEAGFVAGHYLLYGFRIPPLYRCSRWPCPNVVDCFVSRPTEKTIFILFMLCVAAVSLLLNLLEMSHLGLKRVRSAFRGRVEPPPPGEGPETPLRSIAVASVQKAQGYQLLEEEKIVSHYFPLAEAGLGEASPRSAQPFRRLEERRGAGPPGGLPGADPEALRSCAQVGAPGCERGEQPGEEGADPERVAVAERQEAERVSTDGRETPAVEGEDEASRVGKEGEEGELPAEKVAKQRLPAEKAPSPGAELPGDDTRPLSRLSKASSRARSDDLTV; from the coding sequence ATGGGCGACTGGAGCTTCCTGGGGAACATCCTGGAGGAGGTGAGCGAGCACTCCACGGCCGTGGGCCGCGTGTGGCTCACGGTGCTCTTCATCTTCCGCATCCTCATCCTGGGCACGGCCGCCGAGCTGGTGTGGGGCGACGAGCAGGCCGACTTCGTGTGCAACACGCAGCAGCCGGGCTGCGAGAACGTCTGCTACGACGCGGCCTTCCCCATCTCGCACATCCGCCTGTGGGTGCTGCAGATCATCTTCGTGTCCGCGCCGTCGCTCGTGTACGTGGGCCACGCGGTGCACCGGGCGCGCGCGGAGGAGAAGCGCGCGGCGCGCGGGGCGCGGGGACCCGGCCCGGCGGGCGGGAGGGAGCCGGGCGGCGGCCCGCAGGGCGCCCGGCGGTTCCGGCTGGAGGGCGCCCTGCTGCGCACCTACGTGGGCCACATCGCCTGCAAGAGCCTGTTCGAGGCGGGCTTCGTGGCGGGCCACTACCTGCTGTACGGGTTCCGCATCCCGCCCCTCTACCGCTGCagccgctggccctgccccaacGTGGTGGACTGCTTCGTGTCGCGGCCCACGGAGAAGACCATCTTCATCCTGTTCATGCTGTGCGTGGCCGCCGTGTCCCTCCTGCTCAACCTCCTGGAGATGAGCCACCTGGGCCTGAAGCGGGTGCGCTCCGCCTTCCGGGGGCGCGtggagccgccgccgccgggggAGGGGCCCGAGACGCCCCTGCGCTCCATCGCCGTGGCCTCCGTGCAGAAAGCCCAGGGCTACCAGCTCCTCGAGGAAGAGAAGATCGTGTCGCACTACTTCCCGCTGGCCGAGGCCGGCCTGGGGGAGGCCAGCCCGCGGTCCGCCCAGCCCTTCCGGCggctggaggagaggaggggcgcGGGGCCCCCGGGGGGCCTGCCCGGGGCTGACCCGGAGGCGCTGCGGTCCTGCGCGCAGGTGGGAGCCCCGGGGTGTGAGCGGGGCGAGCAACCCGGGGAGGAAGGAGCGGACCCCGAGCGGGTAGCGGTGGCGGAGAGGCAGGAAGCGGAGAGAGTGAGCACCGACGGGCGGGAGACCCCGGCGGTGGAGGGGGAGGACGAGGCCTCccgggtggggaaggagggggaggaaggagagctaCCGGCTGAGAAGGTGGCGAAGCAAAGGCTGCCGGCCGAGAAGGCACCTTCCCCgggtgcagagctgcctggggaTGACACCAGGCCCCTGAGCCGGTTGAGCAAAGCCAGCAGCCGGGCCAGGTCCGATGATCTGACCGTATGA